The genomic DNA CATCCACAGCTAAAACTTTTAAACCAGCTTCAGCGAACAAATACGCAAGCACAGCCGAAATAACCGTCTTACCAACACCGCCTTTTCCAGTTATGACTATCCTCTTGCCAAGTTCAACTTTATTTTCAACATCTGGAATTTCAGATAAAATTTCCGCAATGATTTTATCTCTTTCCTTTTCATCCGCTGTTGTAAACGACATATCAATTAAATTTTATGTTTTTCATTTTGTTCAAATCACAACCGCCTCAGGAACTGGCAAATTCAAAGCAATTCTCTTTTGACGGATTCTGTCAAGTATTCCTTTCACTGCTAATTCTGGGTCACATTCAACGTATGCTTCTCCACCCGTAATTGATTTCAATTCTTTTGTAAGAACCTCTCTTACTTTTGGACCTCCAAGGACTCTCGGCGGTGGGCAAACATGAACTGTGACACCAAGAGCAAGTGCCCAAGTTCCAATTGAGATCGCTTTTTCAGAAATTAACTCTGGCGCCGAAGCTACAACTGGCAGATCCGAAACCTTCAACCCAAGTCGCTCAGATAAAGCTTTTAGCAAAACACCGATCCTTGAATTATCAACACACGAGCCCATATGAATTGCAACTGGCAAACTATTTAAACCAGCAACATTACCAAGCGCTTTCAAAACCTGTTTTAAGCCGTTCCCAACTTCAAATGAATCAACTTTGTTCGGGTTCAAGAAACCAGCTTGTCCAGCTATATGAGCGATGCACCCAGTAACGATGACAAGGACATTATTTTTGAGCAATCCCTTAATCATTCTCTCCGTAAAAGCAAGTCGTCTCGTCTTTGGATTTGGACAGCCAACGATTGCAACCACTCCGAAAATATTTCCATTCACTATGTTATCAATCAGCGGTTTGAGTGGGTCATCGGAATTGATTTTCTTTAGAACCTCAAGCAAAGCTTCAACTGAAAATCCAGCAATTATTTCTTCAGCTCCGTCAGGAATATAAACCCTGCTTGGGTCTCTGCGTGTATAAGCTTCAAGAGCGGTTTCAATCACTTGTTTTGCAACCTCATCGGCTTTTTCAGGCGAATACTCTAAATGCATCGCTCCGGGAATCTTTACAAAAGGCATCGTTGTAATAAGCTTGGTATGATAACAAGAGGCGACATCAGCAAGAATTGGCCAAATACATTGGTAATCAACAACCATTGCATCAAGAGCTCCTGTCACGATCGCAAGCTCTGCCTGAAACTCATTCCCAGCCAGTGGAATCCCATGTCTCATCAAAACCTCATTCCCAGTGCAACAAATTCCAACTATGTTTATACCTTTTGCACCCAAGGATTTCGCTTTCTCGTTTAATTTGTCAGCCCATTCAACAATTTTTTCAGACAAAAGCGGATTATGACCGTGAACAGCTATGTTGACATATTCAGGTTTAATCGTTGCAAGGTTTGCAAAACTACGGATTGGCTTAGGAGTTCCAAACAAAACATCCGAAAGTTCCGTTGCCATAGTCAAACCCATATAGCCGTCAATCAACCCCATTTGAAGGTCAGCAAGCAAAATGTTAATTGGATCGGCGTCATTCCCCATGCTTGTTCTATGCATTGCGTTCATAANNNNNNNNNNNNNNNNNNNNNNNNNNNNNNNNNNNNNNNNNNNNNNNNNNNNNNNNNNNNNNNNNNNNNNNNNNNNNNNNNNNNNNNNNNNNNNNNNNNNNNNNNNNNNNNNNNNNNNNNNNNNNNNNNNNNNNNNNNNNNNNNNNNNNNNNNNNNNNNNNNNNNNNNNNNNNNNNNNNNNNNNNNNNNNNNNNNNNNNNNNNNNNNNNNNNNNNNNNNNNNNNNNNNNNNNNNNNNNNNNNNNNNNNNNNNNNNNNNNNNNNNNNNNNNNNNNNNNNNNNNNNNNNNNNNNNNNNNNNNNNNNNNNNNNNNNNNNNNNNNNNNNNNNNNNNNNNNNNNNNNNNNNNNNNNNNNNNNNNNNNNNNNNNNNNNNNNNNNNNNNGGTTTCCCTTAGAAGATTTCTCGCCACAATTACATCAGCGGTTGCACCACATACACCAACCCTTGGTCCGCCGTTGAAGACATCAATTCTGCAAGGTCCCATATAACACATCCTACAACAAACCCCAAGCTCACCGAAACCACATTGTGGCTCCTGAAGTGCTAACCTTTGAAGCGATGTCGTCTTAACCTCTTTTTCCTGCTTTTTCAACATTTCAATGTTTGACTCCGGAATTAAACCGAAATTATGCGCCTTGTTGTTCCAAACCCTTTCCTTATCTTTTAAAATATCCGCCATTTTAGATTACCTCCACATATGTTTTTGTTGTTCTTGAAAGAGAAGAGATTGTTTTTTCCCTCTTATACTCTTCAATTGTCGCCACATCTGCATAGATTAAAGCGTTTGTCGGACAAGCTTCAACGCAAGCTGGTATCCTTCCCGATTTAACTCTCTCATTGCAACCATCACATTTTCTTGAAACTTTCCTCTCAAGGTCGGGGTATATTGCTCCAAACGGACAAGCCATGGCACATTGCCAGCAACCTATACATTTCGTCTCGTTATAAACAACAAGGTCTGTCTCAGGGTCACGATAAATTGCAGATGTTGGACAAATAGCAACGCATGGGGCATCCTCACAATGCGCACATCTCAAAGAGGCGATAAACCCGTCAAATTTAAGAACACTGTTAAATCTTGGCGGACTTGGCACCTCAAAAATTGCCTTGTAAATATCTTTTGACATTGAATGTTCAACAGCACAAGCTATCTCACAACTTTTACAACCCGTGCACTTTGATGCTTCAATGAAAACCTTTTTCATTTTCTCCTCCAATTAATTTTTCTCTCTCCTGAATTTTTAAAGCAAATTTTATGCCTGTATTTTCCCTGCAAAAATGAATGAAAAAAAGGGATTCGCTGTCAAGAATGACATTTGCAAATGGTTTATCAATGCCAAATTTGACAAAATTTTCTAAAAACCTTGAAAGCAACGCTTAAAAAAGTTATATTAAAAATAAAAAACTATGACCGAGCAACCGATCCCTCAACAAATTAACATTGAACTTGGCGAAAAGGAAGCAGAGGGAATTTATTCAAACCTTGCGATCATAACACACTCACCCGCTGAGTTCGTGATTGATTTTACAAGGATTCTCCCCGGGGTTCCAAAGGCGAAGGTCTTTGCAAGGATAATAATGACCCCACAACATGCAAAACTTTTATTAAAAGCGCTTGAAGACAACATAAGAAAATACGAATCCACCTTCGGCGAAATCAAAATCTTTGGCGACACCGAACAAAAAACCCTTGGATTTAAACCTTAAAAACTCAATGGGATAGAAACTATGTTCGGATATTTCACCCTTGTCCTTCACACACACCTTCCCTATGTGGTCGGTCATGGCAGATGGCCACATGGGATGGACTGGCTAAACGAAGCCGTGAGTGAATGTTATATACCTCTTTTGAATGTTTTTAACGAATTAAGAAATGAAGGCGTAAACTTCAAAGTCACAATTAACATTTCCCCAATCCTTGCAGAGCAACTTGCAAGCAGGGAGTTTTCTGATGAATTTCTGCAATATCTTGACATGAGAATAAAACTTGCCGAGGAAGATGAAATTGAATTCAAGCGAACGGGAAGAAAAAACCTCGCCGAAGTAGCGAAGTTTTGGAAAGAGTTTTATTTGGGGATTAAAAGAAGTTTTATTGATGCATACCACACAGATTTGCTTTCTGCTTTTCGTTCGCTTCAAGACTCAGGGCATATTGAGATAATTACCTGTGCAGCTACGCACGCATATTTACCTTTGCTTGCGCTTGACACAAGCGTTCAAGCCCAGATCAAACTTGCCGTTAAAACACACGAAAAGTATTTCGGCAGAAAACCAGAGGGGATATGGTTGCCTGAGTGTGCTTATAGACCAGGTTATAAATGGAGAATCCCCGTTGAACTTGAACAAAATTTGACGCCAGTTGAGTATGAAAGAAAAGGGGTTGAAGAATTTCTTTCTGAAAACGATCTTAAATTTTTCTTCATTGACACGGCAACACTTCGTGGTGGGAAAACAATCGGGGTTTATATTGAAAGATTTGAAGGATTGAGAAAGCTATGGGAGCAATTTGAATCGCAAGTTAAATACAGACCTGAGGAGGAAAAATCGCCTTACGAGATTTATCTTGTTGGCTCTGGCAAACCAGAGAAAAGACCGGTTGCGGTTTTGACTCGTGACCCCAAAACCGGGCTTCAGGTTTGGAGCGGTGAATGGGGTTATCCAGGCGATGCTTGGTATCTTGATTTCCACAAGAAAAAATTCCCAAGCGGTTTAAGATATTGGCGCGTTACGAACCCAAAGGCAGACCTTGCGGATAAACTTGAATATGAACTTGAAAAGGTTGAAGAACGGCTTGAAGAGAATTCATCCCATTTTGTTGATCTGATAACAGCAACATTGAAGGAACATTACGATAAAACTGGCAAGCCAGGGGTTTTGACCGCACCTTACGATACAGAGCTTTTCGGTCATTGGTGGTTTGAAGGACCAAGGTTTTTAAAAAAGGTTTTCCAAAAGCTTAACAATTCCGAATTCGTAAAGCCAGCCACAGCTTCAGAAGCAATTGAAAAATCTAATCCGACAACCGTCGTCTCGCTCCCCGAGGGTTCTTGGGGAGAGGGTGGTTACCATTACATCTGGCTCAACAAAGACACGGAATGGACCTGGAGACATATCTATCCGAATGAATTTAAGATGAGAGAGTTTGCAAAAAAGTTTCACAACTCTAACGATGAAAAGTTAATATTTATGTTAAAGCAACTCGCCAGAGAGCTGGTGCTTTTGCAGTCGTCCGACTGGCAGTTCTTGATATCAACGATTTCAGCTCGCGATTACGCCGAGATGAGAGTTTTACTTCACCATGAAAACTTCACAAGAATAGCTGAAATAATTGAAAGGTATACCAGAACCGGGGAGTTAAAATTTGAGGATTGGAACTTTGTCGTTGAATGTGCACAAAGGGACAAAGTTTTTGACGAGATTGACCCGAAATGGTGGGCTGAGGTTGAATTTCCGTAATTACATTTTTTTTATTAACTTAAAATCAGGCAATAAAACTTTGTTTTCAACAATGACTCGCTCAGCGATAGTTATAGATGGGATTTTTGTTGACCCAGAGATTGCAAGTGCTTATTTCAAATGCGATCTTGAAAAATGCAAGGGGGCGTGTTGCTTTATGGAGGCGGATTACGGAGCACCGCTTCTTGAGGAAGAAATTGAGCAAATAAACAACGCCCTGCAAATTGTAAAAAAGTATCTGCCCGAAAAAAATGTGAAATTCATTGAAGAAAATGGATTCTACGAGAGAACTGAAACAGGGCTCTCAACAAAATGTATTGACCGCAGGGAGTGCGTCTTCGTTTACTGGGAAGATGGCATAGCTAAATGTTCATTTGAAAAGGCATTCTTAAACGGTGAAATATCCTTCAGGAAACCAATTTCCTGCCATCTTTTCCCGCTGAGAAATTACAGTTTAAGGGGCGCCCTCGTTGGAGGCGACATCTTAAAGTATGTGAAAATCCCGGAGTGCAAGCCAGGCGTAAAGAAAGGAAAGAAAGATGGAGTTAAACTTTATGACTTCCTAAAGCCAGCAATTATAAGATACTTCGGGTCAGGGTGGTACGATAAAATGCTTGAAGCACTAAACACGATAAACAACCGGGAGGTGAGATAATGTTAAAAATCGGACAACATCAAACAATACAACAGAAACTAACGCCACAACAAATTCAATACCTTAAGCTCCTTCAAATCCCTGTAATACAACTTGAGCAAAAAATCAAAGAAGAGCTTGAGCAAAACCCATTCCTTGAAGAAGGTCTTGAAGCATCTCCAGAAGAGGTAATTGAACTTGAACTTGGTGAAAATCAAGAAGTTGGACAAGCAGTTAAGCAAGAGTTAGTTGAGGAATATGAAGAAACGACACAAGAAATTCTTCCAAAGCCAGATGATGAATACACATTTGAGGATTTTGTCAAGGCACTTGAGGATGAAGATTCCACCTCATTTAATAAGAACTTAAACGAGGAGAACGAGGAGGAAATACCTTGGCAACCACCAGCGATGGAGTCCTTGGAAGATAAACTTCTTCAACAGCTTGCTCCGATAGTAAACGAGAAGGAATACAGAATAGCTGAGGAAATTTTAGGAAACATAAACGATGATGGTTACTTGACAAGAAGCGTTGAGGAAATAGCAGAGGATTTGCGCCTTGGGGAGAAAATGGAAGTAATGCCCGAGGAGGTTGAAAATGTATTAAAAAAAATTCAACGCCTTGACCCACCTGGAATTGGAGCAAGGGATTTAAAAGAATGCCTTTTGGCTCAACTTGAAGTTGGTGACTTCCCCGAGGATAAAAAAACACTCGCCATTCGCATATTGAATGAAGCATATGACGATTTTATGAAGAAGAAATACGATGAGTTGATGAAAAGGTTTAACATAAGCGAACAAAAGTTGGGCAGTGTCTTGCAGATAATTCAGCGTTTGAATCCAAAACCTGGGGAAGGTAGAGCGGTAATTCAAGAATACATCGTCCCGGACTTTATAGTTGAAAGAGTTGGTGACGATTTCGTCATAACTTTGAACGAGAAAAATGTCCCTATGATTCGGCTTAATAGAACATATTACAATCTCCTAAAAAGGCAGAAAAAACTTCCTGCTGAGATAAAAGATGAGATAAAAAAACAATTTGCAAGGGCGAAATGGTTTATCGCTTCAATTTATCAACGCAGGGAAACGCTTTTGAAAATAATGCGCGCTATAGTTGAATTGCAGAGGGAATTTTTTGAGACGGGAGAAAATTTAAGACCGATGATTTATAAAGATGTCGCAGAGAAAGCCGGGGTTGACATATCAACGGTCAGCAGAGCGGTAAATCAAAAATATGTCCAGATGGATTTTGGAATTTACAGGTTGCGAGACTTTTTCAGCGAGAAAGTTAACACATCAAACGGAACAGAGGTTTCAATTAAGGAATTGAAGGAAAAAATCAAACAGATAATTGAGCAGGAAGACCCGAGAAAACCTTTAACGGACGACCAGATAGCTGAAATTCTGCGTTCACAGGGGTTTAACATCGCAAGAAGAACTGTGGCAAAGTACAGGGACCAGCTTGGTATTCCAACAGCGAGATTAAGAAGGCGAATTGAATAAAAACAAAAATTTGAAGGGCATAAAGTGGAAAAAATTTTGAGAGCGACAACTATACTTGGCTTAATACATAATGGTCAAGCGGTGATGGGAGGAGATGGGCAAGTTACGCTTTCGGACACTATAATGAAACACGGGGCTAAAAAAGTCCGAAAAATTTATAACAATAAAATACTTGTCGGGTTTGCCGGTGCATCCGCGGATGCACTTGCGCTTATGGAAAGATTTGAAGCAAAACTTGAACAATACAAAGGGAATCTCTTACGTGCAGCAACAGAACTCGCAAAGGACTGGCGAATGGATAAATATCTGAGAAGGCTTGAAGCGTTGCTTGCGGTTATGGACAAGGAAAATGCATTGATAATTTCTGGGACAGGTGATGTGATAGAGCCAGATGATAAAATCGTTGCAATTGGCTCTGGCGGAAGCTATGCACTTGCAGCAGCAAGGGTCCTTGTGAAACATTCCAATTTATCTGCTCGCGAAATCGTTGAGGAATCATTGAAAGTAGCAGCCGATATATGCATTTACACAAATCATAACATCATCATAGAAGAGCTTTGAGTGTTTAAAACAAAAAATTTAAATTCTGAAATGACATATAACAACAGGAAGGAAAAAGTTGCCGAAATAGTTCAAAAGCGCGATTTAAAAGACCTCACGCCCGAGGAAATCGTAAAGGAACTTGATAAATACATAATCGGTCAGGAACAAGCTAAAAGAGCAGTTGCGATTGCCTTGCGAAATAGATGGCGCAGGCAACAAGTCCCACCCGAATTAAGAGAAGAAATTACACCGAACAATATAATTCTTATAGGTCCAACTGGCGTTGGAAAAACTGAAATAGCAAGACGACTCGCTAAGCTTGCAAATGCACCTTTCGTCAAAGTTGAGGCATCAAAGTTTACGGAAGTTGGATATGTCGGGAGAGATGTTGAATCAATGATAAGGGAACTCGTTGACATAGCAGTCAACATGGTCAAGATGGAAAAAATGGAAGAAATAAAAGACAGAGCGAAAGAACTCGCTGAAGAAAGGATACTTGATATCTTGTTACCCAAGAGGAAGAGAAAAAAATTTGAGGAAAACGAGGAGTTTGAATATGAAGAAGAGGACGAAATGCAAAGAACCCGCGAAAAATTAAGAAAACAACTTCAAGAGGGCAAGCTTGATTCAAGAACAATAGAAATTGAAGTTTCAACCCAACAATTCCCGGGGATGCAAATTCTAGGTCCCTTTCCAGTTGATGATATTGCGATGACGATGCAGGATATAATTGAAAATGTGATGCCGAAAAGATATAAGAAAAGAAGGATGACGATAGCTGAAGCGCGAAATTATTTAATTCAGGAGGAAGCGCAAAAACTAATTGATATGGAAGCTGTAATTCGTGAAGCGATACGAAGAGTTGAAAACCTCGGTATCGTCTTCATTGACGAAATTGACAAAATCACAAACCCGGGAGGATACACCGTTGGTCCGGATGTCTCGCGCGAGGGAGTTCAAAGAGACCTTCTTCCAATAATTGAGGGCTCAAATGTAATGACAAAGTATGGCATTGTTA from Candidatus Thermokryptus mobilis includes the following:
- a CDS encoding carbon monoxide dehydrogenase yields the protein MNAMHRTSMGNDADPINILLADLQMGLIDGYMGLTMATELSDVLFGTPKPIRSFANLATIKPEYVNIAVHGHNPLLSEKIVEWADKLNEKAKSLGAKGINIVGICCTGNEVLMRHGIPLAGNEFQAELAIVTGALDAMVVDYQCIWPILADVASCYHTKLITTMPFVKIPGAMHLEYSPEKADEVAKQVIETALEAYTRRDPSRVYIPDGAEEIIAGFSVEALLEVLKKINSDDPLKPLIDNIVNGNIFGVVAIVGCPNPKTRRLAFTERMIKGLLKNNVLVIVTGCIAHIAGQAGFLNPNKVDSFEVGNGLKQVLKALGNVAGLNSLPVAIHMGSCVDNSRIGVLLKALSERLGLKVSDLPVVASAPELISEKAISIGTWALALGVTVHVCPPPRVLGGPKVREVLTKELKSITGGEAYVECDPELAVKGILDRIRQKRIALNLPVPEAVVI
- a CDS encoding 4Fe-4S dicluster domain-containing protein; translated protein: MKKVFIEASKCTGCKSCEIACAVEHSMSKDIYKAIFEVPSPPRFNSVLKFDGFIASLRCAHCEDAPCVAICPTSAIYRDPETDLVVYNETKCIGCWQCAMACPFGAIYPDLERKVSRKCDGCNERVKSGRIPACVEACPTNALIYADVATIEEYKREKTISSLSRTTKTYVEVI
- a CDS encoding DUF3467 domain-containing protein, whose amino-acid sequence is MTEQPIPQQINIELGEKEAEGIYSNLAIITHSPAEFVIDFTRILPGVPKAKVFARIIMTPQHAKLLLKALEDNIRKYESTFGEIKIFGDTEQKTLGFKP
- a CDS encoding glycoside hydrolase family 57 protein, which gives rise to MFGYFTLVLHTHLPYVVGHGRWPHGMDWLNEAVSECYIPLLNVFNELRNEGVNFKVTINISPILAEQLASREFSDEFLQYLDMRIKLAEEDEIEFKRTGRKNLAEVAKFWKEFYLGIKRSFIDAYHTDLLSAFRSLQDSGHIEIITCAATHAYLPLLALDTSVQAQIKLAVKTHEKYFGRKPEGIWLPECAYRPGYKWRIPVELEQNLTPVEYERKGVEEFLSENDLKFFFIDTATLRGGKTIGVYIERFEGLRKLWEQFESQVKYRPEEEKSPYEIYLVGSGKPEKRPVAVLTRDPKTGLQVWSGEWGYPGDAWYLDFHKKKFPSGLRYWRVTNPKADLADKLEYELEKVEERLEENSSHFVDLITATLKEHYDKTGKPGVLTAPYDTELFGHWWFEGPRFLKKVFQKLNNSEFVKPATASEAIEKSNPTTVVSLPEGSWGEGGYHYIWLNKDTEWTWRHIYPNEFKMREFAKKFHNSNDEKLIFMLKQLARELVLLQSSDWQFLISTISARDYAEMRVLLHHENFTRIAEIIERYTRTGELKFEDWNFVVECAQRDKVFDEIDPKWWAEVEFP
- a CDS encoding DUF3109 family protein, with amino-acid sequence MTRSAIVIDGIFVDPEIASAYFKCDLEKCKGACCFMEADYGAPLLEEEIEQINNALQIVKKYLPEKNVKFIEENGFYERTETGLSTKCIDRRECVFVYWEDGIAKCSFEKAFLNGEISFRKPISCHLFPLRNYSLRGALVGGDILKYVKIPECKPGVKKGKKDGVKLYDFLKPAIIRYFGSGWYDKMLEALNTINNREVR
- the rpoN gene encoding RNA polymerase factor sigma-54 produces the protein MLKIGQHQTIQQKLTPQQIQYLKLLQIPVIQLEQKIKEELEQNPFLEEGLEASPEEVIELELGENQEVGQAVKQELVEEYEETTQEILPKPDDEYTFEDFVKALEDEDSTSFNKNLNEENEEEIPWQPPAMESLEDKLLQQLAPIVNEKEYRIAEEILGNINDDGYLTRSVEEIAEDLRLGEKMEVMPEEVENVLKKIQRLDPPGIGARDLKECLLAQLEVGDFPEDKKTLAIRILNEAYDDFMKKKYDELMKRFNISEQKLGSVLQIIQRLNPKPGEGRAVIQEYIVPDFIVERVGDDFVITLNEKNVPMIRLNRTYYNLLKRQKKLPAEIKDEIKKQFARAKWFIASIYQRRETLLKIMRAIVELQREFFETGENLRPMIYKDVAEKAGVDISTVSRAVNQKYVQMDFGIYRLRDFFSEKVNTSNGTEVSIKELKEKIKQIIEQEDPRKPLTDDQIAEILRSQGFNIARRTVAKYRDQLGIPTARLRRRIE
- the hslV gene encoding ATP-dependent protease subunit HslV, which gives rise to MEKILRATTILGLIHNGQAVMGGDGQVTLSDTIMKHGAKKVRKIYNNKILVGFAGASADALALMERFEAKLEQYKGNLLRAATELAKDWRMDKYLRRLEALLAVMDKENALIISGTGDVIEPDDKIVAIGSGGSYALAAARVLVKHSNLSAREIVEESLKVAADICIYTNHNIIIEEL
- the hslU gene encoding ATP-dependent protease ATPase subunit HslU: MTYNNRKEKVAEIVQKRDLKDLTPEEIVKELDKYIIGQEQAKRAVAIALRNRWRRQQVPPELREEITPNNIILIGPTGVGKTEIARRLAKLANAPFVKVEASKFTEVGYVGRDVESMIRELVDIAVNMVKMEKMEEIKDRAKELAEERILDILLPKRKRKKFEENEEFEYEEEDEMQRTREKLRKQLQEGKLDSRTIEIEVSTQQFPGMQILGPFPVDDIAMTMQDIIENVMPKRYKKRRMTIAEARNYLIQEEAQKLIDMEAVIREAIRRVENLGIVFIDEIDKITNPGGYTVGPDVSREGVQRDLLPIIEGSNVMTKYGIVKTDHILFIAAGAFHVAKPSDLIPELQGRFPIRVELNPLTEEDFVKILTLPENALIKQYKALLETEGVEIEFTDEAIREIAHYAAQVNEQLENIGARRLQTVMTTLLEDILFDAPKLKGQKILITKEFVQEKLSAIVQNRDLSRYIL